Proteins encoded within one genomic window of Acidimicrobiales bacterium:
- a CDS encoding PhnD/SsuA/transferrin family substrate-binding protein: MTAGGSFVMGAVAYDAKVVTIWDGFRAWFRGHDLDFDYVLYSNYERQVDDLVAGRIAAAWNSPLAWVRARRAAVAAGRDVRALVMRDTDQDLTSVVVVRADSDVAAPADLKGRTVATGAVDSPQATLLPLAHLRSLGLDTGDVEVRRYDVGVGLHGDHVGGERDAARALAAGEVDAACMIDGNHLVFTREGTLAPGASRVLAQTEPYDHCNMTVTDAAPAEVVERFGDLLLSMSYADPLVRPLLDLEGLTAWRPGRTSGYAALEAAVDETRFYDDHGEVIAADYRP, from the coding sequence ATGACCGCCGGCGGTTCGTTCGTGATGGGGGCCGTCGCCTACGACGCCAAGGTCGTCACCATCTGGGACGGCTTCCGGGCCTGGTTCCGCGGCCACGACCTCGACTTCGACTACGTCCTGTACTCCAACTACGAGCGCCAGGTCGACGACCTCGTGGCGGGCCGGATCGCGGCAGCCTGGAACTCGCCTCTGGCCTGGGTCCGTGCCCGCCGGGCGGCCGTGGCGGCCGGGCGCGACGTCCGCGCCCTGGTCATGCGCGACACCGATCAGGACCTCACCTCGGTGGTCGTGGTCCGGGCCGACTCCGACGTCGCCGCCCCGGCCGACCTGAAGGGGCGGACCGTGGCGACGGGCGCGGTCGACTCGCCTCAGGCGACGCTGCTGCCGCTGGCCCACCTGCGGTCCCTCGGCCTGGACACGGGCGACGTGGAGGTGCGCCGGTACGACGTCGGCGTGGGCCTCCACGGGGACCACGTGGGCGGCGAGCGGGACGCGGCCAGGGCGCTCGCCGCCGGCGAGGTGGACGCCGCCTGCATGATCGACGGCAACCACCTGGTGTTCACCCGTGAGGGCACGCTGGCGCCGGGCGCCTCCCGGGTGCTGGCCCAGACGGAGCCCTACGACCACTGCAACATGACGGTGACCGACGCGGCACCGGCCGAGGTCGTCGAGCGCTTCGGCGACCTGCTGCTGTCGATGTCGTACGCCGATCCCCTGGTGCGGCCCCTGCTGGACCTCGAGGGCCTCACCGCCTGGCGGCCCGGGCGAACGTCGGGGTACGCGGCGCTGGAGGCGGCCGTCGACGAGACGCGGTTCTACGACGATCACGGAGAGGTGATTGCAGCCGACTATCGACCTTGA